Proteins from one Homalodisca vitripennis isolate AUS2020 chromosome 3, UT_GWSS_2.1, whole genome shotgun sequence genomic window:
- the LOC124356950 gene encoding uncharacterized protein LOC124356950 isoform X2, with product MFISLIIETLLGIAYILNETEGVIRDELTPLRDGSLLRRCGSLTRFPNKNDCLVCELDVFGTMPKRVSSKSVQKSKRARESVDSSGRRISIPRNCKSSTLPISNNIMDFDYLSKPSNKIVMGNNQIKSRPIEKEVETKKEKEEASGWSSDELDVVYDLQEEKKNKIYEVITVMSDDETPNKITYERLYADDGENKVIENPKDLDVSDKTDVLSLNNAAKAAVSILDDILSTEKVSTVENSASAITDSKDDSDNDVVCIAVVDAKTKEEQRRANIEEICLSSDSESESRLKVPPLRVKLSKYPCVNKYLPNNSSEHSFGSNNSNFNLGLKHPCLYPPYVFGRKQSDFSNSLSDWDSCSTSPKVTSSDEFSPTQTESPKVLSDESSSSVLSDLTQPQDNFSSSSDNSNSTSPSSNSDEEKEIYWKGRTF from the exons ATGTTCATATCTCTGATCATTGAAAC ACTATTGGGAATtgcatacattttaaatgaaaccGAAGGTGTCATACGGGATGAACTCACACCATTAAGAGACG gTTCATTACTGAGAAGATGTGGATCATTAACCCGTTTTCCAAATAAAAACGATTGTTTAGTTTGTGAACTTGATGTATTTGGTACAATGCCGAAGAGGGTAAGCTCAAAATCAGTGCAAAAATCAAAAAGAGCACGTGAAAGTGTAGATTCGTCAGGTAGAAGAATATCTATTCCCAGAAACTGTAAATCTTCTACGCTACCAATAAGTAATAACATTATGGATTTTGATTATTTATCGAAACCATCTAATAAGATTGTTATGGGTAATAACCAAATAAAGTCTAGGCCTATTGAAAAAGAGGTagaaacaaagaaagaaaaagaagaagcaTCTGGTTGGAGCAGTGATGAACTTGATGTAGTTTATGATCTGCAGGAagagaaaaagaataaaatatatgaagtgATAACTGTAATGAGTGATGATGAAACGCCCAACAAAATTACATATGAAAGGCTTTATGCCGATGATGGTGAAAATAAAGTGATTGAAAACCCAAAAGATTTGGATGTTAGTGATAAAACTGATGTGTTAAGTCTAAACAATGCTGCAAAGGCAGCTGTTTCGATTTTGGATGACATTTTATCTACAGAGAAAGTGTCAACTGTTGAAAATAGTGCAAGTGCAATCACAGACTCAAAAGATGATAGTGATAACGATGTGGTATGTATTGCTGTAGTGGATGCAAAAACAAAAGAAGAACAAAGAAGAGCCAATATCGAAGAAATTTGTTTATCAAGTGACTCAGAATCTGAGAGTAGGCTGAAAGTACCTCCTCTTAGAGTTAAACTTTCTAAATATCCCtgtgttaacaaatatttaccaAACAATAGTAGTGAACATTCCTTTGGTTCTAATAATAGCAATTTTAATCTTGGTTTGAAACACCCTTGCTTATACCCCCCTTATGTGTTTGGACGAAAACAGTCGGATTTCTCAAATTCACTCTCTGATTGGGATTCATGTTCTACAAGTCCAAAAGTAACTTCTTCTGATGAGTTTTCTCCTACTCAAACTGAATCACCAAAAGTACTTTCAGATGAAAGTTCTTCATCAGTCTTAAGTGATTTAACCCAACCTCAGGACAACTTCAGTTCAAGTAGTGACAATTCAAATTCAACATCACCATCGAGCAACAGTGACGAGGAAAAGGAAATATATTGGAAAGGTAGGACATTTTAA
- the LOC124356950 gene encoding uncharacterized protein LOC124356950 isoform X1, with the protein MLILICNKIQSYIGQCIYHKSTQLPLKEYINFQYFLGSLLRRCGSLTRFPNKNDCLVCELDVFGTMPKRVSSKSVQKSKRARESVDSSGRRISIPRNCKSSTLPISNNIMDFDYLSKPSNKIVMGNNQIKSRPIEKEVETKKEKEEASGWSSDELDVVYDLQEEKKNKIYEVITVMSDDETPNKITYERLYADDGENKVIENPKDLDVSDKTDVLSLNNAAKAAVSILDDILSTEKVSTVENSASAITDSKDDSDNDVVCIAVVDAKTKEEQRRANIEEICLSSDSESESRLKVPPLRVKLSKYPCVNKYLPNNSSEHSFGSNNSNFNLGLKHPCLYPPYVFGRKQSDFSNSLSDWDSCSTSPKVTSSDEFSPTQTESPKVLSDESSSSVLSDLTQPQDNFSSSSDNSNSTSPSSNSDEEKEIYWKGRTF; encoded by the coding sequence atgttaatattaatttgtaataagataCAATCTTACATTGGACAGtgtatttatcataaaagtaCTCAGCTACCCTTGAAAGAATATatcaattttcaatattttttaggTTCATTACTGAGAAGATGTGGATCATTAACCCGTTTTCCAAATAAAAACGATTGTTTAGTTTGTGAACTTGATGTATTTGGTACAATGCCGAAGAGGGTAAGCTCAAAATCAGTGCAAAAATCAAAAAGAGCACGTGAAAGTGTAGATTCGTCAGGTAGAAGAATATCTATTCCCAGAAACTGTAAATCTTCTACGCTACCAATAAGTAATAACATTATGGATTTTGATTATTTATCGAAACCATCTAATAAGATTGTTATGGGTAATAACCAAATAAAGTCTAGGCCTATTGAAAAAGAGGTagaaacaaagaaagaaaaagaagaagcaTCTGGTTGGAGCAGTGATGAACTTGATGTAGTTTATGATCTGCAGGAagagaaaaagaataaaatatatgaagtgATAACTGTAATGAGTGATGATGAAACGCCCAACAAAATTACATATGAAAGGCTTTATGCCGATGATGGTGAAAATAAAGTGATTGAAAACCCAAAAGATTTGGATGTTAGTGATAAAACTGATGTGTTAAGTCTAAACAATGCTGCAAAGGCAGCTGTTTCGATTTTGGATGACATTTTATCTACAGAGAAAGTGTCAACTGTTGAAAATAGTGCAAGTGCAATCACAGACTCAAAAGATGATAGTGATAACGATGTGGTATGTATTGCTGTAGTGGATGCAAAAACAAAAGAAGAACAAAGAAGAGCCAATATCGAAGAAATTTGTTTATCAAGTGACTCAGAATCTGAGAGTAGGCTGAAAGTACCTCCTCTTAGAGTTAAACTTTCTAAATATCCCtgtgttaacaaatatttaccaAACAATAGTAGTGAACATTCCTTTGGTTCTAATAATAGCAATTTTAATCTTGGTTTGAAACACCCTTGCTTATACCCCCCTTATGTGTTTGGACGAAAACAGTCGGATTTCTCAAATTCACTCTCTGATTGGGATTCATGTTCTACAAGTCCAAAAGTAACTTCTTCTGATGAGTTTTCTCCTACTCAAACTGAATCACCAAAAGTACTTTCAGATGAAAGTTCTTCATCAGTCTTAAGTGATTTAACCCAACCTCAGGACAACTTCAGTTCAAGTAGTGACAATTCAAATTCAACATCACCATCGAGCAACAGTGACGAGGAAAAGGAAATATATTGGAAAGGTAGGACATTTTAA
- the LOC124356950 gene encoding uncharacterized protein LOC124356950 isoform X3, producing MPKRVSSKSVQKSKRARESVDSSGRRISIPRNCKSSTLPISNNIMDFDYLSKPSNKIVMGNNQIKSRPIEKEVETKKEKEEASGWSSDELDVVYDLQEEKKNKIYEVITVMSDDETPNKITYERLYADDGENKVIENPKDLDVSDKTDVLSLNNAAKAAVSILDDILSTEKVSTVENSASAITDSKDDSDNDVVCIAVVDAKTKEEQRRANIEEICLSSDSESESRLKVPPLRVKLSKYPCVNKYLPNNSSEHSFGSNNSNFNLGLKHPCLYPPYVFGRKQSDFSNSLSDWDSCSTSPKVTSSDEFSPTQTESPKVLSDESSSSVLSDLTQPQDNFSSSSDNSNSTSPSSNSDEEKEIYWKGRTF from the coding sequence ATGCCGAAGAGGGTAAGCTCAAAATCAGTGCAAAAATCAAAAAGAGCACGTGAAAGTGTAGATTCGTCAGGTAGAAGAATATCTATTCCCAGAAACTGTAAATCTTCTACGCTACCAATAAGTAATAACATTATGGATTTTGATTATTTATCGAAACCATCTAATAAGATTGTTATGGGTAATAACCAAATAAAGTCTAGGCCTATTGAAAAAGAGGTagaaacaaagaaagaaaaagaagaagcaTCTGGTTGGAGCAGTGATGAACTTGATGTAGTTTATGATCTGCAGGAagagaaaaagaataaaatatatgaagtgATAACTGTAATGAGTGATGATGAAACGCCCAACAAAATTACATATGAAAGGCTTTATGCCGATGATGGTGAAAATAAAGTGATTGAAAACCCAAAAGATTTGGATGTTAGTGATAAAACTGATGTGTTAAGTCTAAACAATGCTGCAAAGGCAGCTGTTTCGATTTTGGATGACATTTTATCTACAGAGAAAGTGTCAACTGTTGAAAATAGTGCAAGTGCAATCACAGACTCAAAAGATGATAGTGATAACGATGTGGTATGTATTGCTGTAGTGGATGCAAAAACAAAAGAAGAACAAAGAAGAGCCAATATCGAAGAAATTTGTTTATCAAGTGACTCAGAATCTGAGAGTAGGCTGAAAGTACCTCCTCTTAGAGTTAAACTTTCTAAATATCCCtgtgttaacaaatatttaccaAACAATAGTAGTGAACATTCCTTTGGTTCTAATAATAGCAATTTTAATCTTGGTTTGAAACACCCTTGCTTATACCCCCCTTATGTGTTTGGACGAAAACAGTCGGATTTCTCAAATTCACTCTCTGATTGGGATTCATGTTCTACAAGTCCAAAAGTAACTTCTTCTGATGAGTTTTCTCCTACTCAAACTGAATCACCAAAAGTACTTTCAGATGAAAGTTCTTCATCAGTCTTAAGTGATTTAACCCAACCTCAGGACAACTTCAGTTCAAGTAGTGACAATTCAAATTCAACATCACCATCGAGCAACAGTGACGAGGAAAAGGAAATATATTGGAAAGGTAGGACATTTTAA